From a single Brassica oleracea var. oleracea cultivar TO1000 chromosome C5, BOL, whole genome shotgun sequence genomic region:
- the LOC106292751 gene encoding RNA-binding protein 42, translated as MSIPPSSASSSASQYTYTANSYYSAPYQPPQPFVAPSPAPAPPVATIPGATVYPQPIGPVPAVYSYPQYQSHQLFQRDAQTITPEALENVKAALASSETEHKAETKKRAIPRKAAGQSWEDPTLAEWPENDYRLFCGDLGNEVNDDVLSKAFARFPTFNMAKVIRDKRTGKTKGYGFVSFLNPADLAAALKEMNGKYVGNRPIKLRKSSWKERTDQEAAERQKRHSNKKQKTVKKKSVLHK; from the exons ATGTCAATCCCTCCGTCTTCAGCTTCTTCTTCAGCCTCTCAGTACACATACACTGCGAATTCGTACTATTCCGCGCCTTACCAGCCTCCACAGCCCTTCGTGGCGCCGTCGCCTGCTCCAGCTCCTCCGGTTGCTACCATTCCCGGAGCTACGGTCTATCCTCAGCCTATTGGCCCCGTTCCCGCCGTATACTCTTACCCTCAGTACCAG TCGCATCAGTTGTTCCAGAGAGATGCACAAACCATCACACCAGAAGCGCTTGAGAATGTGAAAGCCGCTTTGGCTAGTAGCGAAACGGAACACAAGGCGGAAACTAAGAAGAGAGCTATTCCTCGTAAAGCTGCTGGACAGTCTTGGGAGGATCCTACTCTTGCAGAGTGGCCAGAGA ATGACTATCGCTTGTTTTGTGGTGATCTTGGGAATGAAGTAAACGATGATGTTCTTTCCAAGGCATTTGCTCGATTCCCCACCTTCAATATGGCCAAG GTCATCAGAGATAAGCGGACTGGTAAAACCAAGGGTTATGGGTTTGTGAGTTTCTTAAATCCTGCGGATCTAGCTGCAGCCCTAAAAGAAATGAATG GTAAGTATGTTGGGAATCGTCCAATCAAATTAAGAAAGAGCAGCTGGAAAGAGAGAACAGATCAGGAGGCTGCAGAAAGACAAAAG CGTCATAGCAATAAGAAACAAAAGACAGTGAAGAAGAAGAGCGTACTCCACAAGTGA
- the LOC106295880 gene encoding exportin-4 encodes MFNGIAGGGAEDLPRLQSTMRAIELACSYIQINTNPAAAEATILSFHQSPQPYKACRFILENSQVASARFQAAAAIKEAAIREWSFLSTEDKGGLISFCLGYVIQHANSSDAYVFSKVSSVAAQLMKRGWLEFTPAEKEVFFYQINQAILGSRGLDVQFIGIHFLESLVSEFSPSTSSAMSLPREFHENCRKSLEQNYLKTFYSWALDAALSVTNKIVESNSDVPEVKVCNAALRLMHQILNWEFRYSKGGTKGSINVFSDGMRSDTASSRKTECVIVQPGASWCDVLLSSSHVGWLINLYSSLRQKFAFEGYWLDCPVAVSARKLIVQLCSLAGEVFPSNNAQMREQHLLLLLSGVLPWIDPPDVISKEIEEGRSGSEMIDGCRALLSIATVTIPVVFDRLLRSIRPFGTLTLLSLLMGEVVKVLLANSNDKETWSYEARDILLDTWTTLLASMDGSGGNAWLPPEGMHAAASLFSLIAESELKLASASATTDEDDADCLASVSAMDERLGSYALIARAAVDATVPFLTKLFSDRVARLHQGRGTVDPTDTLEEVYSLLLIIGHVLADEGEGETALVPDALQTHFVDVVEAGNHPVVLLSSSIVKFAEQCLDANMRSSIFSPRLMEAVIWFLARWSFTYLMLVEDCNLGSNQLQSLPSRACLFTFFNEHNQGKFVLDIIVRISLTSLMSYPGEKDLQELTCHQLLHALVRRRNICFHLLSLDSWRNLANAFANDKSLFLLNGVSQRSLAQTLVLSAYGMRSSDASNQYVKDLMAHMTSSLVDLANNSDLKNLAQQPDIIMLVCCVLERLRGAASATEPRTQRAIYEMGLSVMNPVLRLLEVYKHESAVIYLLLKFVVDWVDGQISYLEAHETAGVVNFCMSLLQIYSSHNIGKISLSLSSTLLNEAKTEKYKDLRALLQLLSHLCSKDMVDFSSDSIETQSTNISQVVFFGLHIITPLITLELLKYPKLCFDYFSLISHMLEVYPETLAQLNSDAFNHVLTTVDFGLHQQDVDIVTMCLRALKALASYHYKETKAGNTGLGSHASGQTDPNGVFHEGILSRFLRTLLRFLLFEDYSTDLVSTAADALFPLILCEPNLYQGLGNELIEKQGNPNFKTRLANALQVLTTSNQLSSSLDRLNYQRFRKNLNNFLIEVRGFLKTK; translated from the exons ATGTTTAATGGAATCGCCGGAGGTGGAGCTGAGGATTTGCCTCGGCTACAGTCCACCATGCGCGCGATTGAACTTGCTTGCTCTTACATTCAG ATAAATACTAATCCAGCTGCTGCTGAAGCTACCATATTGTCGTTTCACCAGTCTCCTCAGCCATACAAGGCCTGTAGATTCATTCTTG AGAATTCTCAGGTGGCGTCTGCTAGGTTTCAAGCTGCTGCAGCTATTAAAGAAGCAGCTATCAGGGAATGGAGTTTTCTTTCCACTGAGGATAAAGGGGGTTTGATTAG CTTCTGCCTTGGCTACGTCATTCAGCATGCTAATTCGTCAGATGCCTATGTGTTTTCAAAAGTATCTTCTGTCGCTGCGCAGCTGATGAAAAGAGGCTG GCTTGAGTTTACACCAGCCGAGAAAGAAGTCTTTTTCTACCAG ATTAACCAGGCTATTCTTGGTTCACGAGGCTTAGATGTGCAGTTCATCGGTATTCATTTTCTTGAATCCTTG GTATCTGAATTCTCACCCTCTACTTCAAGTGCCATGAGTCTCCCGAGGGAATTTCATGAAAATTGCCGCAAGTCGCTGGAACAAAACTATTTGAAG ACTTTCTATAGCTGGGCACTGGATGCTGCTTTAAGTGTTACAAATAAGATTGTGGAATCAAATTCTGATGTCCCTGAGGTTAAAGTTTGCAATGCTGCGTTGCGGCTAATGCATCAGATACTAAATTGGGAGTTTCGTTACAGCAAAGGTGGCACAAAGGGCAGCATTAATGTATTCTCTGATGGAATGAGATCTGATACTGCATCATCACGGAAGACAGAGTGTGTAATAGTTCAG CCTGGTGCTTCGTGGTGTGATGTTTTGCTTTCAAGCTCACATGTTGGATGGCTGATAAATCTATATTCGTCGCTGAGGCAGAAGTTTGCTTTTGAAGGCTATTGGCTAGATTGTCCTGTTGCAGTCTCTGCTCGGAAACTTATTGTACAATTGTGCTCCTTGGCAGGAGAAGTATTTCCTTCCA ACAATGCACAGATGCGAGAGCAGCATCTGCTCCTCCTTCTGTCAGGGGTGTTACCCTGGATTGATCCTCCTGATGTCATTTCAAAGGAGATTGAAGAAGGAAGGAGTGGAAG TGAGATGATTGATGGTTGTCGCGCATTGTTGTCTATCGCGACCGTTACTATTCCTGTTGTCTTTGACCGACTCTTGCGATCAATAAG GCCCTTTGGTACTCTTACACTCTTATCTCTGTTAATGGGTGAAGTTGTGAAAGTATTATTGGCGAATAGTAATGATAAAGAGACTTGGAGCTATGAGGCGCGCGATATCTTGCTAGATACCTGGACAACTCTCCTTGCT TCAATGGATGGTTCTGGAGGTAATGCGTGGTTGCCACCTGAGGGGATGCATGCTGCAGCTAGTCTCTTTTCATTGATTGCGGAATCTGAACTAAAAT TGGCATCTGCCTCAGCTACAACTGATGAAGATGATGCTGACTGTCTGGCTTCTGTATCTG CCATGGATGAAAGACTAGGCTCTTATGCTCTCATTGCGAGGGCAGCAGTGGATGCTACAGTTCCGTTTTTAACAAAACTTTTCTCTGATCGTGTTGCACGCCTCCATCAG GGCAGGGGCACTGTTGATCCGACTGACACTTTGGAAGAGGTCTATTCTTTACTGCTGATAATCGGTCATGTACTTGCAGATGAAGGAGAAGGAGAGACGGCCCTG GTTCCTGATGCCTTGCAAACTCATTTTGTGGACGTTGTAGAGGCAGGCAACCACCCTGTCGTGTTACTCTCAAG CTCAATTGTAAAATTCGCCGAGCAATGTTTGGATGCAAATATGAGATCATCGATCTTCAGTCCTCGGCTAATGGAG GCAGTCATATGGTTCCTTGCAAGATGGTCTTTCACATATCTTATGCTCGTTGAAGATTGCAATTTGGGTAGCAACCAGCTTCAGTCTCTACCTTCCAGAGCATGTTTATTCACGTTTTTCAATGAACATAATCAAGGGAAGTTTGTCCTTGATATAATTGTCCGGATCTCCTTGACATCGCTCATGTCTTACCCTGGTGAAAAGGATTTGCAG GAGTTAACATGTCATCAGTTACTGCATGCGCTTGTTCGACGAAGAAATATATGTTTTCACCTTCTATCACTG GACTCCTGGCGCAACCTAGCAAATGCTTTTGCTAATGACAAAAGTTTGTTCTTGCTAAATGGTGTTAGTCAG CGTTCATTAGCTCAAACGCTTGTTCTTTCTGCTTATGGAATGCGAAGTTCAGATGCATCAAATCA ATATGTGAAGGACCTCATGGCTCATATGACATCATCTCTAGTGGATTTGGCCAATAACAGTGACCTTAAGAATTTAGCTCAGCAACCTGATATCATTATGCTG GTGTGTTGCGTGTTAGAACGGCTTCGTGGAGCAGCGAGTGCCACTGAACCCCGGACACAGAGAGCAATATATGAGATGGGCTTGTCTGTTATGAATCCTGTGCTCCGTCTTCTCGAGGTTTACAAACACGAG TCTGCAGTAATTTATCTACTGCTTAAATTTGTGGTGGACTGGGTGGATGGGCAAATATCCTACCTAGAGGCTCATGAAACAGCTGGGGTTGTTAATTTCTGCATGAGTCTTCTACAAATATATTCGTCACACAATATTGGGAAG ATATCATTGTCTCTCTCGAGTACCTTGCTTAATGAAGCTAAAACCGAAAAGTACAAGGATCTACGCGCTCTGCTTCAGCTACTTTCTCATCTATGCTCAAAAGATATG GTTGATTTTTCATCTGACAGTATTGAGACACAAAGCACAAACATATCCCAG GTGGTGTTCTTTGGCCTCCATATAATCACGCCACTTATAACTTTGGAACTCCTCAAATACCCCAAGCTTTGTTTCGAC TATTTCTCGCTCATATCACATATGCTCGAGGTTTACCCGGAGACGCTTGCACAACTCAACAGTGATGCATTTAACCATGTGCTTACAACAGTTGACTTTGGTCTTCATCAGCAG GATGTAGATATAGTCACGATGTGCCTGAGAGCTCTAAAGGCTCTTGCTTCATATCACTACAAAGAGACAAAAGCTGGCAACACGGGTTTGGGTTCACACGCTTCTGGACAAACAGATCCTAATGGAGTTTTCCACGAAGGAATCCTGAGCCGATTCCTTCGGACACTACTTCGGTTTCTTCTTTTTGAGGATTACAG TACCGACCTAGTCAGCACAGCAGCAGATGCCTTGTTCCCTCTTATCCTCTGTGAACCAAACCTTTACCAG GGATTGGGCAACGAACTGATTGAGAAGCAGGGGAATCCCAACTTCAAAACGAGGCTAGCAAACGCTCTTCAGGTGCTCACGACATCGAACCAGCTATCGTCATCCTTGGACCGTCTCAACTACCAAAGATTCAGAAAGAACCTCAACAACTTCCTCATTGAAGTTCGTGGGTTTCTCAAGACAAAATGA
- the LOC106343263 gene encoding diphthine--ammonia ligase isoform X1, with product MKVVALVSGGKDSCYVMMKCIQYGHEIVALANLLPVDDSVDELDSYMYQTVGHQIIVSYAECMNVPLFRRRIRGSSRHQKLSYQMTPDDEVEDLFVLLSEVKRQIPSITAVSSGAIASDYQRLRVESICSRLGLVSLAFLWKQDQTLLLQEMIANGIKAILVKVAAIGLDPSKHLGKDLAFMEPYLLKLKELYGSNVCGEGGEYETLTLDCPLFTNARIVLDEFQVVLHSPDSIAPVGVLHPTTFHLEKKDSNSLEEKEPGLVFEVQGDGPNTPESTHQRDNRAVDVVEHTRNGVHLSKTGKENTFSICCWLEGSSESSTGLKEDLESVLKETESQLLKQGFNWQNVLYIHLYISDMSEFAAANETYVKFITHEKCPFGVPSRSTIELPLVEAGLGKAYVEVLVANDQSKRILHVQSISSWAPSCIGPYSQATLHKGVLHMAGQLGLDPPTMNLRNEGAVAELNQALTNSEAIAEAFRCSISSSALLFVVFCSARTEESERSQLHEKFLSFLDLAKSSRRVLDPIFLYILVPDLPKRALVEVKPVLYVEEDSETEDETRQEQLCEGDYGCWGYKPEEWHQDCVQKRVVDGKICVTVLSISTEVMKKLHEPKEEQQLERVTRFCVHLLNKTLYEYSFSWNDTTSLRIHFSTSLGVSVKRLFNVFETAFKELNEMSPEGIVGDSKEPTFNLVPVLGAGNSSASLDNIITCELFSLRS from the exons ATGAAGGTGGTGGCTTTAGTCAGTGGCGGAAAAGATAGCTGTTACGTCATGATGAAGTGTATCCAGTACGGTCACGAG ATCGTGGCATTGGCTAACTTGTTACCAGTTGATGATTCTGTCGATGAACTAGACAGCTATATGTATCAAACA GTTGGCCACCAGATTATTGTGAGCTATGCAGAGTGCATGAATGTGCCATTGTTCAGAAGGAGAATCAGAGGTTCTTCCAG GCATCAGAAGCTTAGCTACCAAATGACACCAGACGATGAAGTGGAAGATCTGTTTGTTTTGTTAAGTGAAGTGAAGAGACAGATACCTTCCATCACGGCAGTATCGTCTGGCGCCATTGCATCAGACTACCAACGTCTGCGTGTGGAAAGTATTTGTTCAAGGCTAGGTCTTGTTTCTTTGGCGTTTTTGTGGAAACAAGATCAGACTTTACTTCTTCAGGAAATG ATAGCTAATGGGATCAAAGCTATTCTAGTAAAG GTGGCGGCAATTGGGTTGGATCCTTCTAAGCATTTAGGGAAAGACTTAGCCTTCATGGAGCCATATCTTTTGAAGTTAAAAGA GTTATATGGAAGTAATGTTTGCGGTGAAGGAGGAGAATATGAGACTCTGACTCTCGATTGCCCGCTTTTCACT AATGCGAGAATCGTGCTTGATGAATTTCAAGTTGTGCTACACTCTCCAGATTCTATTGCACCTGTTGGAGTTCTTCATCCAACGACCTTCCATCTCGAAAAGAAAGACTCTAATTCTCTTGAGGAGAAGGAGCCAGGTTTGGTGTTTGAGGTACAAGGAGATGGTCCCAACACACCAGAATCTACTCACCAACGAGATAACAGAGCCGTTGATGTAGTCGAACATACAAGAAACGGAGTTCACTTATCAAAGACCGGTAAAGAAAACACATTCTCAATCTGCTGCTGGCTGGAAGGATCTAGTGAATCATCAACAG GTCTGAAAGAAGATCTTGAGTCTGTTCTTAAAGAAACCGAGTCTCAGCTTCTGAAACAAGGATTCAACTGGCAGAACGTCTTGTACATTCATCTTTACATCTCTGATATGAGTGAATTTGCCGCAGCCAATGAGACGTATGTGAAGTTTATCACACATGAGAAGTGCCCTTTTGGTGTTCCTTCACGTAGCACAATAGAGCTTCCTTTGGTAGAAGCTGGTCTTGGAAAAGCTTACGTTGAGGTTTTAGTGGCAAATGACCAAAGCAAAAGGATTCTCCATGTGCAAAGTATCTCCTCCTGGGCACCTAGCTGCATCGGACCTTATAGTCAG GCGACTTTGCACAAGGGTGTTCTTCACATGGCTGGTCAGTTAGGGCTTGACCCTCCCACGATGAATCTTAGAAACGAAGGCGCAGTTGCTGAGCTGAATCAAGCATTGACGAACAGTGAGGCGATAGCTGAGGCTTTTAGATGCTCAATCTCTTCATCAGCTCTTCTCTTTGTGGTGTTCTGTTCAGCACGCACGGAGGAATCAGAGAGGAGCCAACTTCATGAGAAGTTTCTTTCTTTCTTAGATTTGGCAAAGTCTTCTCGGAGGGTCCTTGATCCTATCTTCCTTTACATTCTTGTTCCCGATCTTCCTAAAAG GGCTCTTGTTGAAGTAAAACCTGTCTTATACGTTGAAGAAGATTCAGAGACCGAAGATGAAACAAGACAAGAACAGTTGTGTGAAGGAGACTACGGTTGTTGGGGGTATAAGCCAGAGGAATGGCACCAAGACTGTGTGCAGAAACGAGTTGTTGATGGGAAAATATGTGTGACCGTTCTCTCCATCTCAACCGAAGTGATGAAGAAGCTTCATGAACCTAAAGAGGAACAACAACTGGAGAGAGTAACGAGATTTTGTGTACATCTTCTCAACAAAACCTTGTATGAATATTCATTCTCTTGGAATGACACTACG AGCTTGAGGATACATTTCTCTACAAGTCTAGGTGTGTCCGTAAAGAGATTATTCAACGTTTTTGAAACTGCATTCAAAGAGCTTAACGAGATGAGCCCTGAAGGTATAGTTGGCGACTCGAAAGAACCTACATTCAATCTTGTCCCGGTCCTTGGTGCTGGAAACTCTTCTGCTTCGCTCGACAACATAATCACATGTGAACTATTTTCCCTAAGGTCGTAA
- the LOC106343263 gene encoding diphthine--ammonia ligase isoform X2 codes for MNVPLFRRRIRGSSRHQKLSYQMTPDDEVEDLFVLLSEVKRQIPSITAVSSGAIASDYQRLRVESICSRLGLVSLAFLWKQDQTLLLQEMIANGIKAILVKVAAIGLDPSKHLGKDLAFMEPYLLKLKELYGSNVCGEGGEYETLTLDCPLFTNARIVLDEFQVVLHSPDSIAPVGVLHPTTFHLEKKDSNSLEEKEPGLVFEVQGDGPNTPESTHQRDNRAVDVVEHTRNGVHLSKTGKENTFSICCWLEGSSESSTGLKEDLESVLKETESQLLKQGFNWQNVLYIHLYISDMSEFAAANETYVKFITHEKCPFGVPSRSTIELPLVEAGLGKAYVEVLVANDQSKRILHVQSISSWAPSCIGPYSQATLHKGVLHMAGQLGLDPPTMNLRNEGAVAELNQALTNSEAIAEAFRCSISSSALLFVVFCSARTEESERSQLHEKFLSFLDLAKSSRRVLDPIFLYILVPDLPKRALVEVKPVLYVEEDSETEDETRQEQLCEGDYGCWGYKPEEWHQDCVQKRVVDGKICVTVLSISTEVMKKLHEPKEEQQLERVTRFCVHLLNKTLYEYSFSWNDTTSLRIHFSTSLGVSVKRLFNVFETAFKELNEMSPEGIVGDSKEPTFNLVPVLGAGNSSASLDNIITCELFSLRS; via the exons ATGAATGTGCCATTGTTCAGAAGGAGAATCAGAGGTTCTTCCAG GCATCAGAAGCTTAGCTACCAAATGACACCAGACGATGAAGTGGAAGATCTGTTTGTTTTGTTAAGTGAAGTGAAGAGACAGATACCTTCCATCACGGCAGTATCGTCTGGCGCCATTGCATCAGACTACCAACGTCTGCGTGTGGAAAGTATTTGTTCAAGGCTAGGTCTTGTTTCTTTGGCGTTTTTGTGGAAACAAGATCAGACTTTACTTCTTCAGGAAATG ATAGCTAATGGGATCAAAGCTATTCTAGTAAAG GTGGCGGCAATTGGGTTGGATCCTTCTAAGCATTTAGGGAAAGACTTAGCCTTCATGGAGCCATATCTTTTGAAGTTAAAAGA GTTATATGGAAGTAATGTTTGCGGTGAAGGAGGAGAATATGAGACTCTGACTCTCGATTGCCCGCTTTTCACT AATGCGAGAATCGTGCTTGATGAATTTCAAGTTGTGCTACACTCTCCAGATTCTATTGCACCTGTTGGAGTTCTTCATCCAACGACCTTCCATCTCGAAAAGAAAGACTCTAATTCTCTTGAGGAGAAGGAGCCAGGTTTGGTGTTTGAGGTACAAGGAGATGGTCCCAACACACCAGAATCTACTCACCAACGAGATAACAGAGCCGTTGATGTAGTCGAACATACAAGAAACGGAGTTCACTTATCAAAGACCGGTAAAGAAAACACATTCTCAATCTGCTGCTGGCTGGAAGGATCTAGTGAATCATCAACAG GTCTGAAAGAAGATCTTGAGTCTGTTCTTAAAGAAACCGAGTCTCAGCTTCTGAAACAAGGATTCAACTGGCAGAACGTCTTGTACATTCATCTTTACATCTCTGATATGAGTGAATTTGCCGCAGCCAATGAGACGTATGTGAAGTTTATCACACATGAGAAGTGCCCTTTTGGTGTTCCTTCACGTAGCACAATAGAGCTTCCTTTGGTAGAAGCTGGTCTTGGAAAAGCTTACGTTGAGGTTTTAGTGGCAAATGACCAAAGCAAAAGGATTCTCCATGTGCAAAGTATCTCCTCCTGGGCACCTAGCTGCATCGGACCTTATAGTCAG GCGACTTTGCACAAGGGTGTTCTTCACATGGCTGGTCAGTTAGGGCTTGACCCTCCCACGATGAATCTTAGAAACGAAGGCGCAGTTGCTGAGCTGAATCAAGCATTGACGAACAGTGAGGCGATAGCTGAGGCTTTTAGATGCTCAATCTCTTCATCAGCTCTTCTCTTTGTGGTGTTCTGTTCAGCACGCACGGAGGAATCAGAGAGGAGCCAACTTCATGAGAAGTTTCTTTCTTTCTTAGATTTGGCAAAGTCTTCTCGGAGGGTCCTTGATCCTATCTTCCTTTACATTCTTGTTCCCGATCTTCCTAAAAG GGCTCTTGTTGAAGTAAAACCTGTCTTATACGTTGAAGAAGATTCAGAGACCGAAGATGAAACAAGACAAGAACAGTTGTGTGAAGGAGACTACGGTTGTTGGGGGTATAAGCCAGAGGAATGGCACCAAGACTGTGTGCAGAAACGAGTTGTTGATGGGAAAATATGTGTGACCGTTCTCTCCATCTCAACCGAAGTGATGAAGAAGCTTCATGAACCTAAAGAGGAACAACAACTGGAGAGAGTAACGAGATTTTGTGTACATCTTCTCAACAAAACCTTGTATGAATATTCATTCTCTTGGAATGACACTACG AGCTTGAGGATACATTTCTCTACAAGTCTAGGTGTGTCCGTAAAGAGATTATTCAACGTTTTTGAAACTGCATTCAAAGAGCTTAACGAGATGAGCCCTGAAGGTATAGTTGGCGACTCGAAAGAACCTACATTCAATCTTGTCCCGGTCCTTGGTGCTGGAAACTCTTCTGCTTCGCTCGACAACATAATCACATGTGAACTATTTTCCCTAAGGTCGTAA
- the LOC106343264 gene encoding F-box protein DOR-like isoform X2, producing MKSRRRQRKDRRTSSSLVDTDQQDSSLPLPIDLTIDIFSRLSLKSIAISRCVSKPWALVLGRSDFRDLRLTRSQARPRLLFAFWEGNNLFFLSSPQPQSPDEMLSVAADHHMSFSFDHPVKDISASVNGLVCVRISGHRFVNGRRFKVEESVLCNPSTGQSLTIPKVKTRKRVGIVSLLGYDPVEKLHKVLGMIWLLHKGTTMEHQVLTLGGGRGSDEKLTWRMAECGITCPCPSSAGTQNICIGGVFYYIQAHMIICFDVRTEKYSFVEHPKRKLNHRLLDCNGEPFQVYYCNFDKETVTRVVIQGVGALRSGMGYSIYTYLNHVEDVKLMEL from the exons ATGAAATCACGGCGGCGGCAGCGCAAGGATCGTAGAACCAGCAGCAGCCTTGTTGATACTGACCAACAAGACTCATCACTGCCACTCCCAATCGATCTCACGATCGACATCTTCTCCAGGCTATCCCTCAAGTCCATTGCCATCTCTCGCTGCGTATCCAAGCCCTGGGCCTTGGTACTTGGCCGTTCTGATTTCAGGGATCTGCGCTTGACAAGGTCTCAGGCTCGCCCGCGGCTACTGTTCGCCTTTTGGGAAGGTAATAACCTCTTCTTCCTCTCTTCACCTCAACCTCAGAGTCCTGATGAGATGTTGTCTGTTGCGGCCGACCATCACATGAGTTTCTCCTTTGATCACCCTGTCAAAGATATATCTGCAAGTGTCAATGGCCTTGTCTGTGTCCGTATTAGTGGTCACCGGTTCGTAAATGGAAGGAGATTCAAGGTGGAGGAGTCGGTGTTATGTAACCCCAGCACGGGACAGTCACTTACTATACCCAAAGTGAAGACAAGGAAGAGGGTTGGGATAGTAAGCTTACTCGGGTATGATCCCGTTGAGAAACTACACAAGGTATTGGGAATGATTTGGCTTCTTCACAAAGGCACAACTATGGAGCATCAAGTGCTTACATTAGGAGGAGGACGAGGAAGTGATGAGAAATTGACATGGAGAATGGCTGAATGTGGCATCACATGTCCATGTCCTTCTTCTGCGGGTACACAGAATATATGCATTGGTGGTGTTTTCTATTACATTCAGGCTCATATGATAATTTGCTTCGATGTTAGAACTGAGAAGTACAGCTTTGTTGAGCACCCGAAAAGGAAACTGAATCATCGGCTGCTAGACTGCAACG GTGAGCCTTTCCAGGTTTACTACTGCAATTTCGACAAGGAGACTGTAACAAGAGTTGTAATCCAAGGAGTGGGAGCGTTAAGGAGTGGCATGGGGTATTCTATTTACACCTATCTGAACCATGTGGAGGATGTGAAGCTTATGGAATTATAA
- the LOC106343264 gene encoding F-box protein DOR-like isoform X1: MKSRRRQRKDRRTSSSLVDTDQQDSSLPLPIDLTIDIFSRLSLKSIAISRCVSKPWALVLGRSDFRDLRLTRSQARPRLLFAFWEGNNLFFLSSPQPQSPDEMLSVAADHHMSFSFDHPVKDISASVNGLVCVRISGHRFVNGRRFKVEESVLCNPSTGQSLTIPKVKTRKRVGIVSLLGYDPVEKLHKVLGMIWLLHKGTTMEHQVLTLGGGRGSDEKLTWRMAECGITCPCPSSAGTQNICIGGVFYYIQAHMIICFDVRTEKYSFVEHPKRKLNHRLLDCNGKLALVPLGKSYYFDSETVKMWVLEDPERHEWSKRVYGLPPMWKDVVDPEESLVIVGVTGPNEFFMSSDYSGEPFQVYYCNFDKETVTRVVIQGVGALRSGMGYSIYTYLNHVEDVKLMEL; this comes from the coding sequence ATGAAATCACGGCGGCGGCAGCGCAAGGATCGTAGAACCAGCAGCAGCCTTGTTGATACTGACCAACAAGACTCATCACTGCCACTCCCAATCGATCTCACGATCGACATCTTCTCCAGGCTATCCCTCAAGTCCATTGCCATCTCTCGCTGCGTATCCAAGCCCTGGGCCTTGGTACTTGGCCGTTCTGATTTCAGGGATCTGCGCTTGACAAGGTCTCAGGCTCGCCCGCGGCTACTGTTCGCCTTTTGGGAAGGTAATAACCTCTTCTTCCTCTCTTCACCTCAACCTCAGAGTCCTGATGAGATGTTGTCTGTTGCGGCCGACCATCACATGAGTTTCTCCTTTGATCACCCTGTCAAAGATATATCTGCAAGTGTCAATGGCCTTGTCTGTGTCCGTATTAGTGGTCACCGGTTCGTAAATGGAAGGAGATTCAAGGTGGAGGAGTCGGTGTTATGTAACCCCAGCACGGGACAGTCACTTACTATACCCAAAGTGAAGACAAGGAAGAGGGTTGGGATAGTAAGCTTACTCGGGTATGATCCCGTTGAGAAACTACACAAGGTATTGGGAATGATTTGGCTTCTTCACAAAGGCACAACTATGGAGCATCAAGTGCTTACATTAGGAGGAGGACGAGGAAGTGATGAGAAATTGACATGGAGAATGGCTGAATGTGGCATCACATGTCCATGTCCTTCTTCTGCGGGTACACAGAATATATGCATTGGTGGTGTTTTCTATTACATTCAGGCTCATATGATAATTTGCTTCGATGTTAGAACTGAGAAGTACAGCTTTGTTGAGCACCCGAAAAGGAAACTGAATCATCGGCTGCTAGACTGCAACGGTAAATTGGCTTTAGTACCATTGGGCAAAAGTTATTATTTCGATAGTGAAACTGTTAAGATGTGGGTTCTAGAAGACCCCGAAAGACATGAGTGGTCCAAACGTGTTTACGGATTACCCCCTATGTGGAAAGATGTAGTTGACCCAGAGGAGTCGTTAGTGATTGTTGGAGTGACTGGTCCTAATGAATTCTTTATGTCGTCCGATTATTCAGGTGAGCCTTTCCAGGTTTACTACTGCAATTTCGACAAGGAGACTGTAACAAGAGTTGTAATCCAAGGAGTGGGAGCGTTAAGGAGTGGCATGGGGTATTCTATTTACACCTATCTGAACCATGTGGAGGATGTGAAGCTTATGGAATTATAA